A genomic window from Vitis riparia cultivar Riparia Gloire de Montpellier isolate 1030 chromosome 18, EGFV_Vit.rip_1.0, whole genome shotgun sequence includes:
- the LOC117907461 gene encoding ABSCISIC ACID-INSENSITIVE 5-like protein 3 has product MDLRRMASANRSQHSKFPQGYLYHLTFNQLQTQLGNVGKPLSSTYLDELLKHVISAEKGQYFMQNPAASASSSSSSPASLFLGNFNFNGVLDKKTVEEVWEEILHHQHLSGADNGPIQHLLTLGETTLEEFLVRAGVISLGNQNGSTANAQPFMAMDPMAVVPQQPADWFQLPVEAAQQQQPGVLDSSFHVSESVFEGPAIEIGYSKNQMAMSTAVPAVTTSSPNSPVPVERKRWFSDEMMKTIERRQKRMIKNRESAARSRARKQAYTNHLEHEVHQLKKENDLLIRLKEVQMRWSLNPTPGPKYQLRRTSSCLF; this is encoded by the exons ATGGACTTGAGAAGAATGGCGTCTGCAAACAGATCTCAGCATTCAAAGTTTCCACAAGGGTATCTCTACCATCTGACCTTTAATCAGCTTCAGACCCAGTTGGGAAATGTGGGCAAACCTTTAAGTAGTACGTATTTGGATGAGTTACTGAAACATGTGATATCTGCTGAAAAGGGCCAGTACTTCATGCAAAACCCTGCTGCTTCTgcctcctcttcttcttcatcaccCGCTTCCTTGTTTCTTGggaatttcaatttcaatgggGTTCTGGATAAGAAAACAGTTGAAGAGGTCTGGGAGGAAATCCTTCATCACCAGCATCTCAGTGGTGCAGATAATGGACCAATCCAGCACCTTTTGACACTGGGCGAAACTACTCTTGAGGAGTTTCTAGTGCGCGCAGGTGTGATTAGTTTAGGGAATCAGAATGGTAGTACTGCAAACGCTCAGCCATTCATGGCGATGGATCCAATGGCAGTGGTGCCTCAACAGCCAGCTGATTGGTTTCAGCTTCCAGTGGAAGCTGCTCAGCAGCAGCAACCAGGAGTGTTGGACTCAAGTTTCCATGTTTCTGAATCAGTTTTCGAGGGTCCAGCCATTGAGATTGGTTACTCTAAGAACCAAATGGCTATGTCAACGGCAGTACCGGCAGTGACAACATCATCTCCAAACTCCCCGGTTCCTGTTGAAAGGAAGCGCTGGTTTTCAGATGAGATGATGAAGACCATTGAGAGGAGGCAGAAGAGGATGATCAAGAACCGTGAGTCGGCTGCTAGGTCAAGGGCAAGGAAGCAG GCTTATACCAATCACTTGGAGCATGAAGTCCATCAGTTGAAGAAAGAGAACGACTTGCTCATAAGGCTAAAG GAAGTGCAGATGCGGTGGTCTTTGAATCCAACACCGGGGCCCAAATACCAACTGCGGCGTACCAGCTCGTGTCTGTTCTAG